CAGAAATTCTGCCTCAGGCGCCCCGGAGGGACTGTTGACTATTTGTACCTGGCGGTAATAAATCTTCTGGCCCAATGGTGACAGTGCTTTGAATGTGGCCTCTTTGAAGGCGAAACGTGCGGCCAGTGACGGTGCCGGATTCTTTTTGGCAAAACAATAAGCCTGCTCGCGATCGGTATATACCCTCTTCATCGTCGAGCGTTTGAAACGCCTGATCATCTCCTCAAAGCGCACGATTGATTCGATGTCTACGCCGAGGCTGAGGTCCTCTGAAAATGATTGCAGGTCCATGCTTTTCCCCTAAATTATATGCTGTTGTAATATAAGTATAGATATTATATTGAGGGCTGTCAATCGAGCGGGGGTATGGCGGTGGAAATTCTTTTCTTTGTGAGATATCATAAAAGTGGGAGGTCTAATGGCTAAGATCATAAAATTATCATTCTTTGTAATCATTTTATTGTACCTGGTGAATACCGCCGGTGCCGAAGACAGGCTGTTTCGGTTTCCCGATGTTTCTTCCGACAAGATAGTGTTCAGCTATGCCGGAGACCTGTGGCTGGTACCGATCGAAGGGGGCCAGGCCAGACAACTAACCGGCGACAAAGGGCTGGAGATATTCGCGAGGTTTTCGCCGGATGGCGGCCGGATCGCTTTCACCGGGCAGTACGACGGCAATACCCACGTTTATGTCATCCCGGTCGAAGGTGGTGAGCCAAAACGCCTGACTTATCATCCGGCCATCGCCCGGACTTCGGAGCGGATGGGTCCTGAGCATATCGTCATGGACTGGTCTTTGGATGGCAAAGATATTCTCTTCCGTTCCCGCAGGCAGGTCTCGGATGTCTGGTCGGGCAAGTTGATGCTGGTTTCGATTGAGGGAGGTCTGCCTCGTGAACTCCCGGTACCAAAAGGCGGTTTCGCCAGCTTTTCTCCCGATCAATCCAAAATAGCCTACTGCCCCAAGTATCGCGATTTTCGTACCTGGAAACGATATAAAGGCGGCATGGCGCAGGATGTGTATATCTACGATTTGCAGACCTATGACCGTAAAAAACTGACTGACTGGATCGGTACTGACAATATGCCGATGTGGCTCGGTGATAAAATATATTTCAACTCCGACCGTACCGGCAGATTAAATCTGTATTCTTACAATCCAGAAAGTGAAGAGATTGTCCAGGTTACAGATTTCACTGATTACGATGTCCGCTGGCCGTCAATGGGTCCTGATCATATAGTCTTTGAAAATGGCGGATATGTATACCTGTACGATGTTAACACCGGCCAGAGCCGTAAGATCGATATCGAGGTTGGATCGGATAAAACAGAGGTCCGTCCGGAGTATCTCAATGTCAGAGATAATATAGTCGATTACAGCCTTTCTCCGGATGGCAAGCGGGTTGTCATCGGTGCCCGGGGTGACATCTTCACCGTACCGGCTGAGCATGGGGATATCCGCAACCTGACACAAACCAACGGCATTAATGAAAAATACGCCGTCTGGTCGCCCGATGGAAATAATATCGCCTGTGTCTCAGATAAGACCGGCGAGGAAGAAATCTATATCCTGTCAAGAGAGGATGACTGGCGTGAAATCCAGCTCACTACGACAGGTAACAACTGGCGGTTTCAACCGCGCTGGTCGCCTGATTCCAAAAAGCTGGCATTTTCCGATTCTGAAACCGGACTTCATATCCTCGACGTAAACAACCGCGAGATTACTACAGTCGACGAGACGTTCAAGGACAGGATCGGTCATTACCGCTGGTCTCCGGATTCCCGCTGGCTGACCTATGTCAAACATCCGGATAAAACACGTATCCGTTCGATATTTTTGTATTCGCTCGAAGATAACCAGATCTACCGCCTGACTGATGGTACCACCGATGATTACAACCCGGTTTTTGATCCCGATGGAAACTACATCTACTTTATCAGCAAGCGCAGTTTCAACGCTACTACCGGCGATTACGAGTTCGATTTTGTTTACAACCATATGGATGGTATTTACGCTATCCTGCTGGATAAGGATAAGCCCTCACCGTTTGCCCCGAGATCCGACGAGGTTGGGGAAAAAGAATATGACGACGACGATGATGAAGATGATTGGGATTACAAAGCACCGAATAAAATCAAAATCGACTTGGATGGGATCATGTATCGGCAGGTGTCAATACCGATCGATCCGGGGAGCTATTCCAATCTCAAGGCTGTCCCGGGCAGGCTGTTCTATTACTACAACCCGTACCGCGGGCTTTCGGGCAAAAAAGATGACAGTGACCGCAGGCTGATGGTTTTCGATATGGAAGAGCGTGAAGAGAAGGTCTTTCTCGAAAACCTCAGCGGTTACAATTTCTCTGCCGATTATGAAAAGATTCTGATTAGAGACGGCAATAAATATTTCATAAACAAAGCTTCAGCCGACAAGGGCGATAAATCCAGAGGTGTGCTCGATCTGGATGGCCTGGAGATGTATCTCGACCGCAAGGCCGAATATGCCCAGATCTTT
The window above is part of the Candidatus Zixiibacteriota bacterium genome. Proteins encoded here:
- a CDS encoding protease; its protein translation is MAKIIKLSFFVIILLYLVNTAGAEDRLFRFPDVSSDKIVFSYAGDLWLVPIEGGQARQLTGDKGLEIFARFSPDGGRIAFTGQYDGNTHVYVIPVEGGEPKRLTYHPAIARTSERMGPEHIVMDWSLDGKDILFRSRRQVSDVWSGKLMLVSIEGGLPRELPVPKGGFASFSPDQSKIAYCPKYRDFRTWKRYKGGMAQDVYIYDLQTYDRKKLTDWIGTDNMPMWLGDKIYFNSDRTGRLNLYSYNPESEEIVQVTDFTDYDVRWPSMGPDHIVFENGGYVYLYDVNTGQSRKIDIEVGSDKTEVRPEYLNVRDNIVDYSLSPDGKRVVIGARGDIFTVPAEHGDIRNLTQTNGINEKYAVWSPDGNNIACVSDKTGEEEIYILSREDDWREIQLTTTGNNWRFQPRWSPDSKKLAFSDSETGLHILDVNNREITTVDETFKDRIGHYRWSPDSRWLTYVKHPDKTRIRSIFLYSLEDNQIYRLTDGTTDDYNPVFDPDGNYIYFISKRSFNATTGDYEFDFVYNHMDGIYAILLDKDKPSPFAPRSDEVGEKEYDDDDDEDDWDYKAPNKIKIDLDGIMYRQVSIPIDPGSYSNLKAVPGRLFYYYNPYRGLSGKKDDSDRRLMVFDMEEREEKVFLENLSGYNFSADYEKILIRDGNKYFINKASADKGDKSRGVLDLDGLEMYLDRKAEYAQIFDECWRRMRDMFYDPNMHGVDWQAMHDLYAELVPHASHRFDLIYIIGELIGEVACSHTYVGGGDYNRPSSDQVALLGAVIEADSSAGLYRIGRIFNSVNWDKRLRCPLTEPGVGIEEGEYLFAIDGENLDVSINPYKLLVNKADRMVTLTVGKTPDRDRARNVKIDPIDNEAGLWYHDWVERRREIVDSLSEGKIGYIHIPDMGGFGLNMFAKQFYYLYKKQGLILDVRYNGGGFVSQLVLDRLRRVVAGMGAGRFDWVGTYPSVAFHGHMACLLNEFSCSDGDIFPYYFREYGLGPLIGKRSWGGVIGIGGFRPLTDGGYLFVPGGGSFSLEGDWTMENVGVYPDIEIEQDPKLVMQGRDPQLEKAIEYLLEKIKTEPKTLPDKPGPPEQRNR
- a CDS encoding 4'-phosphopantetheinyl transferase superfamily protein; its protein translation is MDLQSFSEDLSLGVDIESIVRFEEMIRRFKRSTMKRVYTDREQAYCFAKKNPAPSLAARFAFKEATFKALSPLGQKIYYRQVQIVNSPSGAPEAEFL